The Arachis duranensis cultivar V14167 chromosome 2, aradu.V14167.gnm2.J7QH, whole genome shotgun sequence genome has a window encoding:
- the LOC107474388 gene encoding uncharacterized protein LOC107474388, with protein sequence MSVLISKQTFLPYGDYDGPPQKKRKTNEPTSSSAEPSAPPAPFVPTPRLQTPYELGREILQTLHRIKRRNARRFQWIVVKFDSHDPGPPPPDTPEPEPEESAAKASQADDPIEQAGASAIVEEPADHMIEEPVAVAEPIVETTSEPAGHTSEEPRPEPASRQSTDIIVYQRHHHPPPLGGGAS encoded by the coding sequence ATGTCCGTCCTGATAAGCAAGCAGACATTCCTTCCGTACGGTGACTACGATGGACCACcacagaagaagaggaagactaATGAGCCTACATCGTCATCAGCAGAGCCATCAGCACCACCAGCACCTTTTGTGCCCACACCCCGACTCCAGACACCTTATGAGTTGGGTCGGGAGATCTTACAGACTCTACACCGCATTAAGCGCCGCAACGCTCGCCGCTTCCAGTGGATAGTGGTGAAGTTTGACAGTCACGATCCTGGGCCACCTCCTCCAGACACCCCAGAGCCTGAGCCTGAGGAGTCAGCAGCTAAAGCTAGCCAGGCAGATGATCCCATTGAGCAGGCAGGGGCATCAGCCATAGTAGAGGAGCCTGCAGATCACATGATTGAGGAGCCAGTAGCTGTAGCCGAGCCGATTGTTGAGACTACATCAGAGCCAGCTGGGCATACATCTGAGGAGCCCAGACCCGAGCCCGCCAGTCGTCAGTCTACCGACATCATTGTCTACCAGCGTCATCACCACCCACCACCGCTAGGCGGTGGGGCTTCCTAG